A single window of Flagellimonas maritima DNA harbors:
- the prmC gene encoding peptide chain release factor N(5)-glutamine methyltransferase, giving the protein MLLKEIKTIFHQELDAIYSVEEVDAFFYELIEHYLKLERFILVLQPDFILTKEEEQPLFKALAALKLEKPLQYILGTAHFMDLELQVNEHVLIPRPETEELVEWIISNSQVERSQNNIEKNHSDTERSRSVISTPLNDPFLASLNERPLKILDIGTGSGCIAIALAKDLPNAQIYALDVSEKALKLARENAERNGVAVTFIKADILNFEPELEFDLIVSNPPYVRESERKNIKKNVKEYEPNIALFVPDEDALLFYRAILKFTENYLFKTGKLYLEINQYLGEETKALLKAHNFLEIELRKDLFGNDRMLKGIKS; this is encoded by the coding sequence GTGCTTCTAAAAGAAATCAAGACTATTTTTCATCAAGAATTGGATGCTATCTATTCGGTTGAAGAGGTTGATGCTTTCTTTTATGAATTGATAGAGCATTATTTAAAACTGGAACGATTTATATTGGTCTTACAGCCTGATTTCATTTTGACTAAAGAAGAAGAGCAACCTCTTTTTAAAGCATTGGCAGCATTGAAGTTGGAAAAACCATTGCAGTATATTTTGGGAACTGCACATTTTATGGATTTGGAACTTCAAGTCAATGAGCACGTGTTGATTCCCAGACCAGAAACTGAGGAATTGGTGGAGTGGATTATTTCAAATTCTCAAGTCGAGCGTAGCCAAAACAATATTGAAAAGAATCATTCGGACACTGAGCGTAGCCGAAGTGTCATTTCAACTCCGCTCAATGACCCCTTTTTAGCTTCACTTAATGAACGTCCACTAAAAATCCTCGATATTGGCACGGGCAGCGGATGCATCGCCATTGCTTTGGCCAAAGACCTTCCAAACGCGCAAATCTATGCTCTGGATGTTTCTGAAAAGGCTTTGAAGCTTGCAAGAGAAAACGCAGAGCGGAATGGAGTAGCGGTTACATTTATAAAAGCGGATATTTTGAATTTTGAACCTGAACTTGAATTTGACCTCATCGTTTCCAATCCACCTTACGTAAGAGAATCGGAAAGAAAAAATATTAAGAAAAATGTTAAGGAATACGAACCTAACATAGCACTGTTCGTACCAGATGAGGATGCTTTATTATTTTATAGGGCTATCTTAAAGTTTACTGAAAATTATCTTTTCAAAACTGGAAAATTATATTTGGAAATCAACCAATATTTAGGAGAAGAAACCAAAGCACTTTTAAAAGCACATAATTTTTTGGAAATTGAACTGCGCAAAGATCTCTTTGGAAATGATAGAATGCTCAAAGGAATAAAATCATGA